One part of the Rhipicephalus sanguineus isolate Rsan-2018 unplaced genomic scaffold, BIME_Rsan_1.4 Seq273, whole genome shotgun sequence genome encodes these proteins:
- the LOC119376910 gene encoding zinc finger protein ZFPM1, translating to MDLLLPQLAAWARMPRPQRRTPAAPRDPDQPGPSRTALHHRRLPGGLGDDQHLQRRVPQRSPRPDAFGRGPPPPPWPRTGPRRRLLPRRPRRSRALHLGHSKGDRRLPRWTPRYRRHLDAPGFRGFGRVLSTSPFTLAARGRAPSSGPGRGCAVVYTTTSWSLRVRYLKRHLEGAHGVAVQQRVTACAGCAAPLPFRLPHLLDAHLRWHDLHDVADPVARVPLPRLRSWSPAPYPIRGALSRHTGVAHALPAGPSSVTIAASPIGGLFARRGPPTLTSSTPGEAPAPRAGSPPTPPLASPGAASTASRSSLPSPTPPEPAAPDDPGPDAPVDDPAMDLPPDHTRLFAEQVRVLRATLRDGPTAESWEACEEGWN from the exons ATGGACCTCCTGCTGCCCCAACTTGCTGCCTGGGCAAGGATGCCCCGCCCCCAGAGGAGGACGCCTGCCGCACCAAGAGACCCGGACCAGCCAGGGCCTTCCCGGACGGCCCTACACCACCGCCGCCTACCGGGCGGGCTCGGCGACGACCAGCACCTGCAGCGGCGGGTTCCCCAACGCTCCCCGCGCCCCGACGCCTTCGGCCGGGGACCCCCGCCTCCACCGTGGCCTCGGACGGGACCTCGGCGCCGTCTTCTGCCTCGTCGTCCGCGTCGCAGCCGGGCCCTTCACCTCGGCCACTCCAAAGGCGACCGGCGCCTTCCCCGGTGGACTCCCCGCTACCGCCGCCACCTCGACGCACCCGGGTTCCGCGGATTCGGAAGGGTCCTCTCGACCAGCCCCTTCACCCTAGCAGCCCGAGGTCGAGCCCCGTCCTCCGGTCCTGGACGGGGATGCGCCGTGGTCTACACGACCACGTCGTGGAGTCTCCGCGTCCGCTACCTGAAGCGGCACTTGGAAGGCGCCCACGGCGTCGCAGTCCAGCAAAGAGTCACCGCCTGTGCCGGCTGTGCCGCACCTTTGCCG TTCCGGCTACCGCACCTCCTCGACGCCCATCTGCGGTGGCACGATCTCCACGACGTGGCTGATCCAGTGGCCAGGGTCCCGCTGCCCCGTCTCCGGTCTTGGTCGCCGGCCCCCTACCCCATCCGGGGTGCTCTCTCCCGACACACCGGCGTCGCCCACGCCCTCCCTGCCGGTCCTTCCTCGGTCACCATCGCCGCAAGTCCCATCGGCGGCCTCTTCGCTCGTCGCGGCCCACCTACTCTCACATCGTCCACACCTGGCGAGGCACCAGCCCCGCGCGCTGGGTCACCCCCCACACCACCACTTGCATCCCCCGGGGCCGCCTCGACCGCATCACGGTCATCCTTGCCCTCACCGACTCCTCCGGAGCCGGCGGCGCCTGACGACCCCGGGCCGGATGCCCCCGTGGACGACCCGGCCATGGACCTTCCCCCGGACCACACCCGCCTGTTCGCGGAACAGGTCCGCGTCCTTCGGGCCACCCTTCGCGACGGGCCCACTGCGGAGTCTTGGGAGGCCTGCGAGGAAGGCTGGAATTAG